The following proteins come from a genomic window of Paenibacillus spongiae:
- a CDS encoding SDR family NAD(P)-dependent oxidoreductase, protein MEFQNKIAMVTGAGNGIGKSIAGAFAREGATVIVVDIDGDAAVRAVEEITAQGQQAFAYTTDVSQGAGVEQLVSKVKESFGRIDVLVNNVGMTIRKPIVDFSEDEWDYIFNTNLKSLYYFAKEAGRIMLARQSGAVVNISSIHALGGIPRRLPYSVSKAAVDSFTRTLACEWALDGIRVNTVTPGYILTDGLKSAFESGALDQEDMVRRTPVGHLGTPENIADAVLFLCSPRASFITGTTLYVDGGYAAYHGPERLPYIRPQE, encoded by the coding sequence ATGGAATTTCAGAACAAGATCGCAATGGTAACAGGCGCGGGCAACGGTATTGGCAAATCCATAGCCGGAGCATTCGCCCGGGAAGGGGCAACGGTGATCGTCGTTGATATCGATGGAGATGCCGCAGTTCGAGCCGTTGAAGAGATTACCGCTCAAGGACAACAAGCATTCGCTTATACGACTGATGTTTCTCAAGGGGCAGGAGTCGAGCAGCTGGTAAGCAAGGTGAAGGAATCCTTCGGCAGAATTGATGTATTGGTTAACAATGTAGGCATGACCATCCGCAAGCCGATCGTGGATTTTTCAGAGGATGAATGGGACTATATCTTCAATACGAATTTGAAGTCGCTGTACTACTTTGCCAAGGAGGCCGGCAGAATCATGCTGGCGCGCCAATCGGGCGCTGTTGTGAACATCTCGTCGATTCACGCCTTGGGCGGCATACCGCGCAGGCTGCCTTATTCCGTATCGAAGGCAGCCGTCGACAGCTTTACGAGGACATTGGCCTGCGAATGGGCACTGGACGGCATCCGCGTGAATACGGTCACGCCGGGGTATATCCTGACAGACGGGCTCAAGTCTGCATTCGAATCAGGGGCTCTGGATCAAGAGGACATGGTCCGTAGAACGCCGGTCGGTCATCTCGGGACGCCTGAGAATATCGCGGATGCGGTTCTGTTCCTGTGCTCTCCGCGCGCTTCTTTTATTACTGGAACCACGCTTTATGTCGATGGCGGCTATGCTGCGTATCACGGACCGGAACGATTACCTTATATTCGGCCGCAGGAGTAG
- a CDS encoding dihydrolipoamide acetyltransferase family protein translates to MSTSVVIPSLGLTMEEGVIVEWLYQEGDQVQKDEPIVAIETDKAVMEVTAPASGLLGCITAKPGDSIPVGEQIAMIYSENDYAAVQDHASQSANAEASAVAAPILGMSEMQASAEAIHYAIADNQDEYQEEEGLIKASPAAKKLAREGGIDLSLVTGRGPGGRIIESDVLAYQTHMPKAASTDVQSPQFSEYTNQTGVTGMRGAIAKRMVASHLTTAPVTLFMEVRMDEAVRLRTQMNAGLNRNKAYTISYDAIFAKASAIALQDHRMLQAQWKDDRLFHPDGIHIGIAVALPDGLVVPVVRDADKRSLFSVAKEVRSLADTAKKEPLRPEATSGGTFTITNLGQYPVTGFTPVINHPEAAILGIGAIVQKPVIDQDKIVIAYMAELSLTFDHRIVDGAPAAAFLEQIKTLVEQPYQLFLEHE, encoded by the coding sequence ATGTCGACGAGTGTTGTGATTCCATCGCTTGGCTTGACGATGGAAGAAGGAGTCATCGTGGAGTGGCTGTATCAAGAAGGCGATCAGGTACAGAAGGACGAACCGATTGTGGCGATCGAAACCGACAAAGCCGTGATGGAAGTTACTGCGCCGGCAAGCGGTCTGTTAGGTTGTATTACAGCGAAACCGGGCGATTCCATTCCTGTCGGTGAACAAATTGCAATGATCTATTCCGAGAACGATTATGCAGCCGTTCAAGACCATGCGTCACAATCCGCGAATGCCGAAGCCTCCGCTGTCGCTGCTCCTATTCTGGGCATGTCTGAGATGCAAGCTTCAGCAGAAGCTATACATTATGCGATAGCGGATAATCAGGACGAATACCAAGAAGAGGAAGGATTGATTAAAGCTTCTCCGGCTGCGAAGAAGCTGGCTAGAGAAGGCGGAATCGATCTAAGCTTGGTGACGGGAAGAGGTCCGGGCGGAAGAATAATAGAGTCGGACGTTCTCGCCTATCAAACCCATATGCCGAAAGCAGCTTCGACAGATGTACAGTCGCCGCAGTTCTCGGAGTATACGAACCAAACGGGGGTCACGGGAATGAGAGGGGCGATTGCCAAGCGGATGGTAGCCTCGCATCTGACCACCGCACCGGTAACGCTGTTCATGGAGGTGCGCATGGATGAAGCGGTACGCTTGCGGACGCAGATGAATGCCGGACTCAACCGGAATAAAGCTTACACGATCTCCTATGATGCGATATTCGCGAAGGCGTCAGCGATCGCACTGCAGGATCATCGGATGCTGCAAGCCCAGTGGAAGGATGACCGGTTGTTCCATCCGGATGGAATCCACATCGGGATTGCGGTTGCGCTGCCGGATGGTCTTGTCGTTCCTGTCGTGCGGGATGCCGATAAGCGTTCGCTATTCTCCGTCGCCAAGGAGGTCCGGAGCTTGGCCGATACGGCCAAGAAGGAACCGCTTCGTCCGGAAGCGACAAGCGGGGGCACGTTCACGATTACGAATTTAGGCCAATATCCAGTTACAGGCTTCACGCCGGTTATTAACCATCCGGAAGCCGCTATTCTCGGAATCGGGGCAATCGTCCAGAAACCGGTTATCGATCAAGACAAAATTGTAATCGCATACATGGCAGAGCTCAGCTTGACCTTCGATCACCGGATCGTCGATGGCGCGCCTGCGGCAGCATTCCTCGAGCAGATCAAAACCTTGGTCGAGCAGCCGTATCAATTATTTCTTGAGCATGAATGA
- a CDS encoding thiamine pyrophosphate-dependent dehydrogenase E1 component subunit alpha, translating into MSISSQDARQEGRYSFDSFDSQLLKRFLKEMLRIRVFEQRAEELTLSGKVVGGVHLAIGQEAVAVGVMMALKEEDYVTGPHRGHHILIAKGLETSKLMAELLGKETGIVGGRGGSMHMADASKGMLGVNGIVGASIVIATGAAFTAQYLIRDQAAVAFFGDGGANKGQFHESLNMASIFKLPAIYVCENNQYAVETSVEYSTAAEHIADRGAGYRMPGVIVDGLDVLDVYSAAKEARLRAGSGEGPTLIEAKTYRFKGHSIGDLENYRTREEVQEWMKNDPIIRLKLSMEELGLLDENGWNAMKTEVEQEIEAAVQFAVNSPEPNVETVMDHNFSAEVTEHA; encoded by the coding sequence TTGTCTATCTCATCCCAAGATGCCCGGCAAGAGGGACGCTATTCTTTCGATTCATTCGATTCGCAATTGCTGAAGCGGTTTCTGAAGGAAATGCTCCGCATCCGCGTCTTCGAGCAGCGCGCGGAGGAGCTGACGCTGAGCGGCAAAGTCGTGGGCGGCGTTCATCTTGCCATCGGGCAAGAAGCAGTTGCCGTCGGGGTCATGATGGCGCTCAAGGAAGAGGACTATGTCACCGGACCGCACCGCGGACATCATATCCTGATTGCTAAGGGTCTGGAAACGTCCAAACTGATGGCCGAGCTGCTGGGCAAAGAAACCGGTATCGTCGGCGGCCGCGGAGGAAGCATGCACATGGCGGATGCTTCCAAGGGGATGCTTGGCGTCAACGGCATCGTCGGCGCATCCATCGTCATAGCTACCGGCGCCGCCTTTACCGCGCAGTATCTGATTCGCGACCAAGCGGCGGTTGCCTTCTTCGGCGACGGGGGAGCGAACAAAGGCCAATTCCACGAAAGCCTCAACATGGCTTCGATCTTCAAGCTGCCGGCTATCTATGTCTGTGAGAATAATCAATACGCCGTCGAGACGTCCGTCGAATACTCAACGGCTGCCGAGCATATTGCCGATCGCGGTGCCGGATATCGGATGCCGGGAGTGATCGTCGACGGCTTGGATGTTCTGGATGTTTATTCGGCTGCCAAGGAGGCGCGCCTTCGTGCAGGGAGCGGCGAAGGACCGACCTTGATCGAGGCGAAGACCTACCGGTTCAAAGGGCATTCGATCGGCGATTTAGAGAATTACAGAACCAGAGAAGAAGTCCAAGAGTGGATGAAGAATGATCCGATCATAAGACTGAAGCTGAGTATGGAAGAATTGGGCTTGCTGGATGAGAACGGATGGAACGCCATGAAAACCGAGGTTGAACAGGAAATCGAGGCTGCCGTTCAATTCGCGGTGAACAGCCCTGAGCCAAATGTGGAAACGGTCATGGACCATAATTTCTCGGCGGAGGTTACTGAACATGCGTGA
- a CDS encoding alpha-ketoacid dehydrogenase subunit beta: MRELTYASAYAEAIREEMERDPNIFVLGTDIRIRGGHFGQLKDIGKTFGHKRVVDTPISEAAMVGMSLGAALTGLRPICDLNFEDFYLGAMDEVVNQIAKVQYKFNGQFKCPVIIRASSGAARSTGPQHSQSFEAWFAHTPGLYVAMPSTPEDIKGLMKTALRGSNPVIFSTHKMLSSLKGHVPEHDYAIPFGQAKIVKPGSDVTIATYSIMVSKSLQAAAVLEKQGISAEVIDLRTIAPLDLDRIAQSVRKTKRLVIAHEAYRHGGIGAEIAASIGETVFDYLDAPIMRVGSKHSVMPVSPILQDAITPNQNDVIAAVNSVMEGVKV, encoded by the coding sequence ATGCGTGAACTAACATATGCATCAGCATACGCGGAAGCGATTCGAGAGGAGATGGAGCGGGATCCGAATATCTTCGTGCTCGGGACGGATATCCGCATCCGCGGCGGGCATTTCGGTCAATTGAAGGATATCGGCAAGACGTTCGGACATAAGCGTGTTGTCGATACTCCGATATCCGAGGCGGCTATGGTCGGCATGTCGCTGGGGGCTGCGCTAACCGGACTTCGTCCGATCTGCGACCTGAACTTCGAGGATTTCTATCTTGGCGCGATGGATGAGGTCGTGAATCAAATTGCGAAGGTGCAGTACAAATTCAACGGTCAATTCAAGTGTCCGGTTATTATCCGCGCTTCAAGCGGCGCAGCCAGATCGACCGGTCCGCAGCATTCTCAATCCTTCGAAGCCTGGTTCGCGCATACGCCGGGACTGTACGTTGCCATGCCTTCCACGCCGGAAGATATTAAGGGTCTGATGAAGACCGCTCTGCGCGGCAGCAATCCGGTTATCTTCTCCACGCATAAGATGCTGAGCAGTCTGAAGGGCCATGTGCCTGAGCATGACTACGCGATCCCTTTCGGTCAAGCGAAGATCGTGAAGCCGGGGAGCGATGTGACCATCGCGACCTATTCGATCATGGTCTCCAAATCGCTGCAGGCAGCGGCGGTATTGGAGAAGCAGGGCATATCCGCGGAGGTCATCGATCTAAGGACGATCGCCCCGCTGGATCTGGATAGGATCGCTCAATCCGTGCGAAAGACCAAGCGCCTCGTTATCGCACACGAAGCGTATCGCCACGGCGGTATTGGCGCAGAAATCGCCGCATCCATCGGCGAGACGGTGTTCGATTATTTGGATGCTCCGATAATGCGCGTTGGCAGCAAGCATTCTGTCATGCCGGTTTCGCCGATTCTTCAGGATGCCATCACGCCTAATCAGAATGACGTTATCGCAGCCGTAAACTCTGTCATGGAAGGCGTGAAAGTATGA
- a CDS encoding C-terminal binding protein has protein sequence MKIVYLNTNYEDSHIEEKHIHAAGMQLHVHNGLKPSEFAPAVEDADALVVALEKVDRNLLDGMPKLRVIGRMGVGIDSVDIEAASKRGIPVINVPDYCIEEVALQAVSMILAAHRKLVPAQTIVKDGRWDNNELKPIQALSGLTLGLIGMGRIGNKVIEYMRAFGLRIAVSDPFLRADQVPTGVELLSFEELLKEADILSIHCPLTPETKHIINRDTLALMKKQPIIVNVSRGGMINEQDLAEGLDNGQIRYAALDVLNQEPPDIGHPLIHHPKALITNHIAWYSVEAEIRLREMSVTRVIDYLEGRPVPTIVNAKGLEALK, from the coding sequence ATGAAGATCGTCTATTTGAACACGAACTACGAAGATTCGCATATTGAAGAGAAGCATATCCATGCAGCCGGTATGCAGCTTCACGTTCATAACGGCTTGAAGCCAAGCGAATTCGCACCGGCCGTGGAAGATGCCGATGCCCTCGTTGTTGCCTTGGAGAAGGTTGACCGTAACCTGCTTGACGGCATGCCGAAGCTGAGGGTAATCGGCAGGATGGGGGTCGGCATCGACAGTGTGGACATTGAAGCTGCGAGCAAGCGCGGCATTCCGGTCATTAATGTGCCGGATTATTGTATCGAAGAAGTGGCGCTGCAAGCCGTCAGTATGATTCTGGCCGCCCACCGTAAGCTTGTTCCCGCTCAGACCATCGTGAAGGACGGACGGTGGGACAATAATGAGCTGAAGCCGATTCAAGCGTTGTCGGGATTGACGCTCGGCCTGATTGGAATGGGCCGGATCGGCAACAAGGTCATTGAATACATGAGAGCATTCGGCCTTCGTATCGCCGTTAGCGATCCTTTCTTGCGAGCGGACCAGGTACCAACAGGGGTAGAGCTCTTATCCTTCGAGGAACTGCTTAAGGAAGCGGACATCCTGTCCATTCATTGTCCGCTTACACCGGAGACGAAGCATATCATTAATCGCGATACGCTAGCGTTAATGAAGAAGCAGCCGATTATCGTCAACGTTTCGCGCGGCGGCATGATCAATGAGCAGGATTTGGCAGAAGGCTTGGATAACGGACAAATCCGTTATGCGGCACTCGATGTACTGAATCAAGAGCCGCCAGATATCGGCCATCCGCTTATCCATCATCCAAAGGCGCTCATTACGAACCATATAGCCTGGTATTCCGTGGAAGCCGAGATTCGTTTGCGGGAAATGTCGGTTACCAGGGTGATCGATTATTTGGAAGGCCGTCCTGTCCCGACGATTGTCAATGCGAAGGGATTGGAGGCACTGAAGTGA
- the allD gene encoding ureidoglycolate dehydrogenase, protein MGESIVDYETLTDLCIKKFMQLNVPADHARISAEVLVHANLRGVDSHGIMRMEHYINKITQGGIKPNPHITFQETGPVTALVDGDDGLGHVVAYKAMEEAIRLAQEKGVGMVGAVNSSHCGALSYFVQMAAEHNLIGIVMSNTDKAVVPFGGKAKFFGTNPMAFGFPARRNPSIILDMATSTVAFGKVFDYRLRNEPIPPNWGVDREGRSVTDPHQVESMLHFGGAKGFGLAMVVDIFSSILLGAAFGPHVSLMYGGDLSQPRKLGQYFCVVNPSFFTDLEGFLDQIDQMIDDIHAAPPAEGYTRVMVPGEPETRQEAKRREHGIPIPGECFAYLNG, encoded by the coding sequence TTGGGAGAATCGATTGTCGATTATGAGACGCTGACTGATTTATGCATCAAAAAGTTTATGCAGCTCAACGTGCCTGCCGATCACGCCCGGATAAGCGCCGAGGTTCTGGTGCATGCCAATTTGCGCGGCGTGGATTCCCACGGCATTATGCGTATGGAGCACTATATCAACAAGATCACTCAAGGGGGGATAAAGCCCAATCCGCATATTACGTTCCAAGAAACCGGACCGGTAACCGCGCTCGTCGATGGCGACGACGGTTTGGGACATGTCGTAGCTTACAAGGCGATGGAAGAAGCGATTCGGCTTGCGCAGGAGAAGGGAGTAGGGATGGTTGGCGCCGTCAACAGCAGCCATTGCGGTGCGCTGTCCTACTTTGTACAGATGGCCGCAGAGCATAATCTGATCGGCATCGTCATGTCCAACACGGATAAGGCTGTCGTTCCGTTCGGCGGCAAAGCGAAATTCTTCGGCACGAATCCGATGGCATTCGGGTTTCCGGCAAGAAGAAATCCGTCCATCATATTGGATATGGCGACGAGCACGGTAGCTTTCGGCAAAGTATTCGATTATAGGCTAAGGAACGAGCCGATCCCGCCGAATTGGGGAGTGGATAGAGAGGGCAGATCGGTGACCGATCCGCATCAGGTCGAATCGATGCTTCACTTCGGCGGCGCCAAAGGCTTCGGACTGGCGATGGTCGTGGACATTTTCTCGTCCATATTGCTCGGTGCGGCCTTCGGCCCCCATGTGAGTCTGATGTATGGCGGGGATCTGTCGCAGCCAAGAAAGTTAGGTCAATATTTCTGTGTCGTCAATCCGTCCTTCTTCACGGATCTGGAAGGCTTCCTGGATCAGATCGATCAGATGATCGATGACATCCATGCCGCGCCTCCCGCGGAGGGCTACACACGTGTAATGGTCCCCGGCGAACCGGAAACGAGGCAAGAAGCCAAACGCAGGGAGCACGGCATTCCGATACCGGGTGAATGTTTCGCCTATTTGAACGGTTAA
- a CDS encoding VOC family protein, whose protein sequence is MKLSQVRLLVKNFEKSVAFYRDVMEFPLGFSSEEMQFASFNTGETKIEIFSRENMAEVIGENNLPTDGASQSKFLLAFSVDQVDDVCSRLKDKGAVLLHEPHDRRAWNARVAHLCDPDGNVIELYKHPL, encoded by the coding sequence GTGAAACTGTCGCAAGTTAGACTATTGGTAAAAAACTTTGAAAAAAGTGTAGCGTTTTACAGAGACGTGATGGAGTTTCCATTGGGATTTTCCTCTGAGGAGATGCAGTTCGCATCGTTTAATACCGGCGAAACCAAAATCGAAATTTTTTCCCGTGAAAACATGGCAGAAGTGATTGGAGAAAACAATCTTCCAACCGATGGAGCATCACAATCGAAATTTTTACTTGCTTTTTCTGTTGACCAAGTCGATGACGTTTGTTCCCGTTTAAAAGATAAAGGGGCGGTACTCCTTCACGAGCCTCACGATCGGCGAGCCTGGAATGCCAGAGTTGCCCATTTATGCGATCCCGATGGCAATGTGATTGAACTATACAAACACCCTCTTTAA
- a CDS encoding SPL family radical SAM protein, whose product MKSELVYKIPKTLLNKGTGFLANYSHSLNPYAGCAFGCSYCYVRQMPVATFRKQEWGTWVDIKQEAAELLRKELHRAKAKGKVTIFMSSSTDPYQPVEQKERVTRSLLEVMVEDPPDFLLVQTRSPLVRRDIDLLQQLKDRVRVSMTVETDRDEIRKHFTPGAPPIKVRLQALQLLADAGVPAQATIAPILPSSEAFPHLLLPLVSRVCVDDYYMGDGSGGKRTSRLGMHVLYEQLGLLEWYDPSAYRIVYDRFQRVFPEGQVLLSQEGFAP is encoded by the coding sequence ATGAAAAGTGAGCTTGTTTACAAGATTCCCAAAACGCTGCTAAATAAAGGTACGGGCTTTCTGGCTAATTACAGCCATTCTCTCAATCCTTACGCCGGTTGTGCATTCGGCTGCTCCTACTGTTATGTTCGCCAGATGCCGGTGGCGACTTTCCGCAAGCAGGAATGGGGAACATGGGTCGATATTAAGCAAGAAGCAGCCGAGCTGCTTCGCAAAGAGCTTCATCGGGCTAAGGCTAAAGGGAAGGTTACGATATTCATGTCATCCAGTACTGACCCGTACCAGCCTGTCGAGCAGAAGGAGAGGGTCACCCGATCCTTATTAGAGGTCATGGTTGAAGATCCGCCTGATTTTCTGCTCGTGCAGACCCGGAGTCCGCTTGTCCGAAGAGATATTGATCTGCTGCAGCAGCTTAAGGATCGGGTGCGGGTCAGTATGACTGTCGAGACGGACCGGGACGAGATCAGGAAACATTTTACGCCCGGTGCACCTCCGATCAAGGTAAGATTGCAGGCATTGCAGTTGCTGGCGGACGCGGGGGTGCCGGCTCAGGCCACCATCGCTCCAATATTGCCTAGCAGCGAAGCGTTCCCCCATCTGCTGCTCCCCTTGGTCAGCCGTGTCTGCGTGGACGACTATTATATGGGCGACGGCAGCGGCGGCAAGCGGACGAGCCGGCTCGGCATGCATGTATTATACGAGCAGCTCGGCTTGTTAGAATGGTATGATCCGTCCGCCTACCGAATTGTGTATGACAGATTTCAACGCGTCTTTCCCGAAGGACAAGTTCTCCTTAGCCAGGAGGGCTTTGCTCCATAG